Genomic window (Flavobacteriales bacterium):
AAGTTTGGTGATCCGCGGATAGTGATCGGTGCCCCGATACATATCGGGGGGACTGCTGCCAACTGCCAGCTACAACCTCGTCAGCTATTTCAGCCTTCACGAAAAATGCGGCGCCAGCGCGACCAACAGCTCCTCCGGCGCGTGGCATAGCTTGTTCGTTTCCCGATCAATGAAGACTAAGGTGGTGACCGCCTCGTTGATCAATTCCCCCGCTTCATTGCGCACCTCGTATGCGAACTGGATGCGCACGGAAGGCATCGCTACGATGGTGGTGCGCACGGTGAGCAGATCATCATAGAAGGCCGGCTTGTGGTAGGTCACCTTGAGGTCGCGCACCGGAAGCATCACGCCTTCCTCTTCCATGCGGCGGTACGACATTCCCAGGCTCCGCAAGGCTTCCACGCGGCCCACTTCGAAATACTGTGCATAAGTACCATAGTAGACGTAGCCCATTTTGTCGGTCTCGGCATATCGGACGCGTACGGTGGTCTGGTGGCTGAACATGGGTCGGAATATAGGAAGGGATCTGCACAAAACAGTGCTCGACAACGTGGCTTGTATCCACTAACTTCACCGCCAAGCACCCTCCACCATGCAACTCCACGACCCTTCCAAAAGCACCCTGGGGGAGGTTCTTGAAAATAGGCGTTGCACATTCGGCTTTCCGCTTAGGCCCACGCATGTAATGCCTCTTGCCGGGATTCCCACACCCTTCGGAAACCCTTGGTGGGCGCGGGATACAGAAAACAGCACACTCGAGGCGGTTATCGCAAATAATTCGATCCGCGCAAATGCGAATGCACTTTTTTTTTCACCGTTCGCTGCTCATATTTGCCTCCCTTCTGAAAGAGGCCGACGCTTGAAGCGATCCGATACACACATCCCCACCAGAGTAAACCCACCGGTAGCACTATGAAGAAAGACCACGAAAAGATCTGGGGGCGGTGCCTCGATGTGATCAAGGACAACGTTAGCCAGCAGAGCTTCAAAACCTGGTTCGAACCGATCCGGGCGGTGAAGATGGCCGACAACGTCCTGACCATCCAGGTGCCCTCGCAGTTCTTTTATGAATGGCTCGAAGAGCATTACATCGGCCTGCTTAAGAAGATCATCCGCAAGGAGATCGGGGCCGAAGGGCGCTTGGAATACTCCATCATCATGGAGAACCGCATCAAGAGCACCAATCCATACACCGTGCGGGTACCGACCAGCAACGCACGCGAAGTGAAGAACCCGGCGGTGAGCCTCCCGATCGATGTG
Coding sequences:
- a CDS encoding acyl-CoA thioesterase, which codes for MFSHQTTVRVRYAETDKMGYVYYGTYAQYFEVGRVEALRSLGMSYRRMEEEGVMLPVRDLKVTYHKPAFYDDLLTVRTTIVAMPSVRIQFAYEVRNEAGELINEAVTTLVFIDRETNKLCHAPEELLVALAPHFS